One genomic window of Tribolium castaneum strain GA2 chromosome 10, icTriCast1.1, whole genome shotgun sequence includes the following:
- the LOC661096 gene encoding phospholipid scramblase 1 isoform X2 codes for MFPTGENDPAVEEGSSPVVSEPPSLTREQERLDQGTRRPIPVSTIDWQTSMTSHFSPLHGLDFLKDVHQIIIQQTVELTDLMASLESENRYTVKVPRGETIYYATESSTSFQRTCFGSSRAFAMRLYDPTQQEAIQFRRRLACGSCCSIFLYLQELEVWIPPGEYVGKVKQKFNATKPCFVIYNKQMDIIYRIEGPESAFGCMWSKNHNFQIFTSDGMTQIGSIIHQWDQVQVAYNLFMQMPGQENNTRHKALLLGAAFLLEYMYFESAKKRQGCKCIC; via the exons atGTTTCCAACGGGCGAAAATGACCCGGCCGTTGAGG AAGGGTCGTCCCCTGTTGTTTCCGAGCCGCCGTCATTAACCCGCGAGCAAG AACGACTGGACCAAGGAACAAGACGGCCGATTCCAGTCTCCACAATCGACTGGCAAACTTCGATGACGTCCCACTTTTCGCCTCTCCACGGCTTGGATTTTTTGAAAGACGTGCACCAAATCATAATTCAGCAAACTGTTGAACTAACAGACC TGATGGCAAGTCTCGAGTCGGAGAATCGCTACACAGTTAAAGTGCCAAGAGGCGAAACGATTTACTATGCGACCGAAAGCTCGACTTCATTTCAGCGAACTTGTTTCGGATCAAGTCGAGCTTTCGCAATGAGACTTTACGACCCGACCCAACAAGAAGCTATACAGTTCAGGAGGCGGCTGGCTTGTGGCTCCTGCTGCTCGATTTTCCTCTATTTACAG gaACTTGAAGTTTGGATTCCACCCGGAGAGTATGTGGGGAAAGtcaagcaaaaatttaatgcgACTAAACCCTGCTTTGTGATTTACAACAAACAGATGGATATTATCTACAGGATTGAGGGACCGGAGTCTGCGTTCGGGTGCATGTGGAGCAAAAACCACAACTTTCAGATCTTCACCAGCGACGGAATGACGCAAATTGGAAGCATCATCCATCAGTGGGACCAAGTCCAGGTCGCTTACAATTTGTTCATGCAAATGCCGGGGCAGGAAAACAACACCCGACACAAAGCACTGCTCCTTGGAGCTGCCTTCCTTCTA GAGTATATGTATTTCGAGAGTGCCAAAAAGCGACAAGGTTGTAAATGTATTTGTTAG
- the LOC661096 gene encoding phospholipid scramblase 1 isoform X1 codes for MFPTGENDPAVEEISMPVFSEGSSPVVSEPPSLTREQERLDQGTRRPIPVSTIDWQTSMTSHFSPLHGLDFLKDVHQIIIQQTVELTDLMASLESENRYTVKVPRGETIYYATESSTSFQRTCFGSSRAFAMRLYDPTQQEAIQFRRRLACGSCCSIFLYLQELEVWIPPGEYVGKVKQKFNATKPCFVIYNKQMDIIYRIEGPESAFGCMWSKNHNFQIFTSDGMTQIGSIIHQWDQVQVAYNLFMQMPGQENNTRHKALLLGAAFLLEYMYFESAKKRQGCKCIC; via the exons atGTTTCCAACGGGCGAAAATGACCCGGCCGTTGAGG aaattagCATGCCAGTTTTTTCAGAAGGGTCGTCCCCTGTTGTTTCCGAGCCGCCGTCATTAACCCGCGAGCAAG AACGACTGGACCAAGGAACAAGACGGCCGATTCCAGTCTCCACAATCGACTGGCAAACTTCGATGACGTCCCACTTTTCGCCTCTCCACGGCTTGGATTTTTTGAAAGACGTGCACCAAATCATAATTCAGCAAACTGTTGAACTAACAGACC TGATGGCAAGTCTCGAGTCGGAGAATCGCTACACAGTTAAAGTGCCAAGAGGCGAAACGATTTACTATGCGACCGAAAGCTCGACTTCATTTCAGCGAACTTGTTTCGGATCAAGTCGAGCTTTCGCAATGAGACTTTACGACCCGACCCAACAAGAAGCTATACAGTTCAGGAGGCGGCTGGCTTGTGGCTCCTGCTGCTCGATTTTCCTCTATTTACAG gaACTTGAAGTTTGGATTCCACCCGGAGAGTATGTGGGGAAAGtcaagcaaaaatttaatgcgACTAAACCCTGCTTTGTGATTTACAACAAACAGATGGATATTATCTACAGGATTGAGGGACCGGAGTCTGCGTTCGGGTGCATGTGGAGCAAAAACCACAACTTTCAGATCTTCACCAGCGACGGAATGACGCAAATTGGAAGCATCATCCATCAGTGGGACCAAGTCCAGGTCGCTTACAATTTGTTCATGCAAATGCCGGGGCAGGAAAACAACACCCGACACAAAGCACTGCTCCTTGGAGCTGCCTTCCTTCTA GAGTATATGTATTTCGAGAGTGCCAAAAAGCGACAAGGTTGTAAATGTATTTGTTAG
- the LOC661096 gene encoding phospholipid scramblase 1 isoform X3 translates to MFPTGENDPAVEGSSPVVSEPPSLTREQERLDQGTRRPIPVSTIDWQTSMTSHFSPLHGLDFLKDVHQIIIQQTVELTDLMASLESENRYTVKVPRGETIYYATESSTSFQRTCFGSSRAFAMRLYDPTQQEAIQFRRRLACGSCCSIFLYLQELEVWIPPGEYVGKVKQKFNATKPCFVIYNKQMDIIYRIEGPESAFGCMWSKNHNFQIFTSDGMTQIGSIIHQWDQVQVAYNLFMQMPGQENNTRHKALLLGAAFLLEYMYFESAKKRQGCKCIC, encoded by the exons atGTTTCCAACGGGCGAAAATGACCCGGCCGTTGAGG GGTCGTCCCCTGTTGTTTCCGAGCCGCCGTCATTAACCCGCGAGCAAG AACGACTGGACCAAGGAACAAGACGGCCGATTCCAGTCTCCACAATCGACTGGCAAACTTCGATGACGTCCCACTTTTCGCCTCTCCACGGCTTGGATTTTTTGAAAGACGTGCACCAAATCATAATTCAGCAAACTGTTGAACTAACAGACC TGATGGCAAGTCTCGAGTCGGAGAATCGCTACACAGTTAAAGTGCCAAGAGGCGAAACGATTTACTATGCGACCGAAAGCTCGACTTCATTTCAGCGAACTTGTTTCGGATCAAGTCGAGCTTTCGCAATGAGACTTTACGACCCGACCCAACAAGAAGCTATACAGTTCAGGAGGCGGCTGGCTTGTGGCTCCTGCTGCTCGATTTTCCTCTATTTACAG gaACTTGAAGTTTGGATTCCACCCGGAGAGTATGTGGGGAAAGtcaagcaaaaatttaatgcgACTAAACCCTGCTTTGTGATTTACAACAAACAGATGGATATTATCTACAGGATTGAGGGACCGGAGTCTGCGTTCGGGTGCATGTGGAGCAAAAACCACAACTTTCAGATCTTCACCAGCGACGGAATGACGCAAATTGGAAGCATCATCCATCAGTGGGACCAAGTCCAGGTCGCTTACAATTTGTTCATGCAAATGCCGGGGCAGGAAAACAACACCCGACACAAAGCACTGCTCCTTGGAGCTGCCTTCCTTCTA GAGTATATGTATTTCGAGAGTGCCAAAAAGCGACAAGGTTGTAAATGTATTTGTTAG
- the LOC103313041 gene encoding uncharacterized protein LOC103313041 — MGLQKISSVGRLLLIIIGLTWAQEDSLRSALNAIDRRQRDLSEFSRYDDDSLGDYGYSLEGPDDLAFLSPSEYSTDRDLDKNPTFERLLLDYLEDGSYPDSGRANRDEDVKKRISSSFRERLEEDKERQLEELAQSFLPNADNYQEGNDEDYSQLIRELWEKYRNYPNLYNHPRVYYNNENKKRSYYPGLGLDSIGLRKRNKYYDSDLTDSPYLPNYNSRDDFYNKYQDDDDRDTDANYYDWSKAKHHKRDRKYDSRQRSYPMKRFPVSKRSSSYEPPQSEITHEHKRSTTKKDSVEKTDPKVAQDLSNIFGTVTTPKPEKSKTAKKELAKETKPKMKSSKKASASKEEVADAPSDKPLQIQKKSINWSDYFGLDRRKKSDDELDKQWLLERYHKAIALATKRNAEYPLQSFKNHDQPSKKESDKKNKSEELKLSEMDAKLKNMEDTIIDDALKFTGAHEGATDSQEIQEVKDRVISRLAAAYSLEKMRRALGEYKLSVEKEKERLKQHKSDDYDISEEKRVAVPRKQAVDEEREKTPEGDNTIKCSQGDEDCEEQNYRAPSEVLEQTVFEECPKVQRACNEVATVLGHYARVFETACNMHQMCLLCTNNSWFAPTRQCNVLFLSKAFELCDGKQECQKEAQKSVRYLLDVNRSLRLEPLGECELACPDRR, encoded by the exons ATGGGGTTACAAAAAATCTCTAGTGTTGGAAGGCTGTTACTGATAATAATTGGATTGACGTGGGCTCAAGAGGATTCTCTTCGTAGCGCATTAAACGCGATTGATCGACGCCAAAGAGATTTATCTGAATTTTCTAGATATGACGATGACAGTTTAGGGGACTACGGATATTCGTTAGAAGGTCCTGATGACCTTGCTTTTCTGTCTCCATCCGAATATAGCACAG aTCGTGACTTAGACAAGAATCCGACTTTCGAACGACTTTTATTAGATTACTTGGAAGACGGTTCTTATCCCGATTCAGGGCGTGCTAATCGTGATGAGGatgttaaaaaaagaatttccTCCTCGTTCAGAGAGCGCTTGGAGGAGGATAAGGAGCGGCAATTAGAGGAATTAGCGCAAAGTTTTCTACCAAACGCCGACAATTACCAAGAAGGGAACGACGAAGACTACAGTCAGCTAATTAGAGAACTTTGGGAGAAATACCGAAACTATCCGAATTTATACAACCATCCGAGAGTTTACTACAACAATGAAAACAAGAAGCGGTCTTATTACCCGGGTCTAGGACTGGACAGCATCGGATTACGAAAGCGCAACAAATACTACGACTCAGACCTAACCGACTCCCCTTATTTACCCAACTACAATTCAAGAGACGATTTCTACAACAAATACCAAGACGACGACGACCGGGACACCGACGCGAATTATTACGACTGGTCTAAAGCCAAACACCACAAAAGAGACCGGAAATACGACTCTCGACAAAGGTCATATCCGATGAAACGCTTCCCCGTGTCAAAGCGAAGCAGCAGCTACGAGCCCCCGCAGTCGGAGATCACCCACGAGCACAAACGCTCAACAACCAAAAAGGACTCAGTCGAGAAAACCGACCCGAAAGTCGCCCAAGACTTGAGCAACATCTTCGGCACCGTCACAACCCCCAAGCCGGAAAAGTCCAAAACCGCCAAAAAAGAACTAGCAAAAGAGACGAAACCCAAGATGAAATCCTCCAAAAAAGCGAGCGCGTCCAAAGAAGAAGTGGCCGACGCCCCCAGCGATAAGCCCCTCCAAATCCAGAAGAAATCGATCAACTGGTCCGATTACTTCGGCCTGGACCGGCGCAAGAAATCCGACGACGAACTCGACAAGCAGTGGTTGCTGGAGCGGTACCACAAAGCCATCGCCTTGGCCACCAAGCGCAACGCCGAATACCCGCTCCAGTCGTTCAAAAACCACGACCAGCCCAGCAAAAAGGAGTCCGACAAGAAGAACAAATCCGAAGAACTGAAACTGTCCGAAATGGACGCGAAATTGAAGAACATGGAGGACACGATCATCGACGACGCGCTTAAATTCACCGGTGCCCACGAAGGCGCCACCGACTCCCAGGAGATCCAGGAGGTGAAGGACCGTGTTATCTCGCGGCTAGCGGCCGCCTACAGCTTGGAAAAGATGCGCCGGGCCTTAGGCGAGTACAAACTCAGCGTCGAGAAGGAAAAGGAGCGGTTGAAGCAGCACAAAAGCGACGACTACGACATTTCGGAGGAAAAAAGAGTGGCAGTGCCGCGGAAACAGGCCGTTGACGAAGAGCGGGAGAAGACTCCAGAAGGGGACAATACCATCAAGTGCTCCCAAGGCGACGAGGACTGCGAGGAGCAGAATTACCGGGCGCCTTCCGAGGTCTTGGAGCAAACAGTTTTCG AGGAGTGTCCCAAGGTGCAGCGGGCGTGCAATGAGGTGGCCACGGTCCTGGGCCACTATGCTAGGGTCTTCGAGACGGCGTGCAACATGCACCAGATGTGTCTCCTTTGC aCTAATAACAGCTGGTTCGCCCCGACTCGCCAATGCAACGTCCTGTTCCTGAGCAAGGCGTTCGAGCTGTGCGATGGCAAGCAGGAGTGCCAGAAGGAGGCGCAAAAGTCGGTCCGGTATTTGCTCGATGTTAACCGTTCGTTAAGACTGGAACCGCTGGGGGAGTGCGAGCTCGCCTGTCCCGACAGACGATAA
- the egr gene encoding protein eiger: MKNGDCKLPIQEDHRAFLKKPKPLKTTTSKIFLITALILLAAMSLMIVITFISINGMQELRGEVDSLKAMVKSLHEKIEEEISRNKTEENFGDDYPDWGETINDYYFDYDGSEVYGDYDQLETGEPYTKDAKDATVPPREKRSITGYTEDEPTANAEQYGEERRRNNTFRKNYPHFYTTPPSSFQFPFYPEAKAQQDWTSSPRPYTRKSRIMQSGDSRENPDIEFITAHTRHRQRRLELDEHQVRTGRMRPLPSVHFSGDTSKYVYGQHENFNGNGHLRHPQTTYVDWVESDWFGKLGMDQYFAFSDGLLTVKEPGLYFIYAQIFYYDIHDTNGFRVYRNENETLLQCTTMTHSSERVMKGNTCFTAAASYLNENDKISLVDLSEARYSLFEPGKSFFGVVKLGDVKIK, translated from the exons ATGAAGAACGGGGATTGCAAGCTCCCGATCCAGGAGGACCACCGAGCTTTcctcaaaaaaccaaaacccTTAAAGACCACAACCAGCAAAATTTTCCTCATCACCGCCCTCATCCTGCTAGCCGCAATGTCGCTAATGATCGTCATCACTTTTATTTCCATTAACGGAATGCAAGAGTTGAGGGGAGAAGTCGACTCGCTTAAGGCCATGGTTAAGAGCCTCCACGAGAAAATTGAGGAAGAGATCAGC CGCAACAAAACCGAAGAAAACTTCGGTGACGACTATCCTGACTGGGGCGAGACAATAAATGACTATTATTTTGACTATGACGGTTCGGAGGTTTACGGCGATTACGACCAGCTGGAAACGGGAGAACCGTACACTAAGGATGCAAAAGACGCCACGGTGCCGCCACGAGAAAAAAGGAGCATTACGGGGTACACGGAGGACGAACCAACTGCCAATGCGGAGCAATACGGCGAAGAACGCCGAAGGAATAACACTTTTAGGAAGAACTACCCGCATTTTTACACAACGCCGCCGAG CTCCTTCCAGTTTCCGTTCTATCCGGAGGCGAAAGCACAGCAGGACTGGACGTCGTCCCCGAGGCCCTACACGCGCAAATCGCGTATCATGCAGTCAGGGGACTCAAGG GAAAACCCCGATATCGAGTTCATAACTGCGCACACCAGGCATCGCCAGCGTCGCCTGGAGCTGGACGAGCACCAGGTCAGGACCGGGAGGATGCGGCCGTTGCCCAGCGTGCACTTTTCGGGAGATACGTCGAAGTACGTCTACGGCCAGCACGAGAATTTCAACGGGAACGGCCACCTCCGCCACCCCCAGACAACTTACGTTGACTGGGTCGAGAGCGACTGGTTCGGTAAACTGGGCATGGACCAGTATTTCGCTTTTTCGGACGGACTCTTGACCGTGAAAGAGCCAGGACTGTATTTCATCTATGCTCAGATTTTCTACTACGACATACACGACACTAATGGCTTCAGAGTGTACAGgaatgagaatgagacgctCTTGCAGTGCACCACCATGACGCATTCATCGGAAAGGGTCATGAAAGGCAATACCTGCTTTACAGCGGCGGCGAGCTACTTGAATGAGAACGACAAGATTAGTTTGGTGGATCTTTCCGAAGCCAGATATTCGCTCTTTGAGCCCGGGAAGTCGTTTTTCGGAGTCGTCAAGCTTGGAGAcgtcaaaatcaaataa